The following proteins come from a genomic window of Kocuria palustris:
- a CDS encoding PspA/IM30 family protein — MSKQSIFGRIAQLTRANINALIDQAEDPQKMLDQMVRDYTENIREAEAAVAQTIGQLRMLEQDHDEDVREAQEWGSKALAASSRADQFRSSGQSGEAEKFDNLTKVAIQRQMQHESEARAAEPQIQAQTEVVNRLKDGLNKMRGKLQELSNKRDELNARQKTVQAQSQVQDALKAFDVMDPTSEVSRFEDKIRREEARVMGQQELAASSLDAQFESLEDLSQESEVEARFAALKAGRTTDHLSSLPAPQQIGEIEH; from the coding sequence ATGTCCAAGCAGTCCATCTTCGGGCGCATCGCCCAGCTCACCCGCGCCAACATCAATGCGCTGATCGACCAGGCCGAGGATCCGCAGAAGATGCTCGATCAGATGGTGCGCGACTACACGGAGAACATCCGCGAGGCGGAGGCCGCCGTCGCCCAGACCATCGGACAGCTGCGGATGCTGGAGCAGGATCACGACGAGGACGTGCGCGAGGCCCAGGAGTGGGGCTCCAAGGCCCTGGCGGCCTCGAGCCGGGCGGATCAGTTCCGCAGCAGCGGCCAGAGCGGCGAGGCCGAGAAGTTCGACAACCTGACCAAGGTCGCCATCCAGCGCCAGATGCAGCACGAGTCCGAGGCGCGCGCGGCCGAGCCGCAGATCCAGGCGCAGACAGAGGTCGTCAACCGCCTCAAGGACGGTCTGAACAAGATGCGCGGCAAGCTCCAGGAGCTGTCGAACAAGCGCGATGAGCTCAATGCCCGGCAGAAGACCGTGCAGGCGCAGTCGCAGGTCCAGGATGCACTCAAGGCCTTCGACGTCATGGATCCCACGTCCGAGGTCTCGCGCTTCGAGGACAAGATCCGCCGTGAGGAGGCCCGCGTGATGGGCCAGCAGGAGCTCGCCGCCTCCAGCCTGGACGCCCAGTTCGAGTCACTGGAGGATCTCAGCCAGGAGTCCGAGGTCGAGGCCCGGTTCGCCGCCCTCAAGGCCGGGCGCACCACCGATCACCTCTCCAGCCTGCCCGCGCCCCAGCAGATCGGCGAGATCGAGCACTGA